A single region of the Streptomyces sp. NBC_00236 genome encodes:
- a CDS encoding ABC transporter permease, protein MSPFTGWRAALRIARRDAMRAKGRSALVVAMIALPVLGVTAADVTYRSIDSTEAEQLTARMGSADALFSDPGMGPLQQMPDGNSYDIAGDEPPEGEVPPVDMRTAFPEGAKAISIQSVPASVTTAYGLTNTEIVEFRTADPMARGKVDLVEGEFPRGTGEMAATKPFLDSSGLHIGSRTTVNSTGRTYTITGAVEQPSDLKAQQLYADPGAVIAPWQAESDRDKKVLPPNTGSTEWLVNGSGAGVGWGDVLAANKAGALVVSRQVVLDPPPDSEIPMAQSANHYYSNDSAEASAAAVTVVAMALLEIVLLAGPAFAVGARRSRRQLGLVGTCGGDRRHVRAVVLSGGLVLGAVGAVTGVAAGLLLTMAFRPLIEEWAGQRFGSLLLKPTELLVIAALGLVTGLLAALAPAIVAARQSVLESLTGRRGVRRGSRVLPTVGACVLALGVAVAVFGGTSGNSTLVAGGSVVAEVGLLACIPVIVGLLGRLGRRLPLSPRMALRDAARNRGRTAPAVAAVMAAVAGSVAIATYMSSSLAESDQDYTPMLARGTMVLSSTDAKAAERLPLARASVERNMAVTGGHADFSRVWAGSDCNVYYEDENSCGSMELIKPTGKGHTCPLNTKGAKELAARLSAEEHRRMMRSPACMDEYISSGSFSSESNNIVVGGPELLRTYAKLDDPAAAAALKAGTPVLLNQAYAKDGRVTLKAVHTYNAKDEKNRKLHPGPARTSTDRLKVYVADAEYAATPGLRMILPQRTAERLGLHTELSGSVYAVPHPPSDAEEQRVSAAIDQTGGGIWLQTERIPGDRESIILLILTLFAGVVTLGAAAITTGLAKADAEADLTTLSAIGAPPRVRRTLSGFQCLVVALTGVLLGTAAGLVPAVALRLVDLRNSMEAMREEPMESAFTPIVLPWATIGLLAVVVPLLAGLLAAAFTRSRLTLARRAG, encoded by the coding sequence AACCGCCCGAGGGCGAGGTTCCGCCGGTCGACATGCGCACCGCGTTCCCCGAGGGCGCGAAGGCGATCAGCATCCAGTCCGTACCCGCGAGCGTCACGACCGCGTACGGACTCACCAACACCGAGATCGTGGAGTTCCGGACCGCGGACCCGATGGCCCGGGGCAAGGTCGACCTGGTCGAGGGCGAGTTCCCGCGCGGCACCGGTGAGATGGCGGCCACCAAGCCGTTCCTGGACTCGTCCGGGCTGCACATCGGCTCCCGCACCACCGTGAACAGCACCGGCCGCACGTACACCATCACCGGTGCGGTCGAGCAGCCCTCCGATCTGAAGGCGCAGCAGCTGTACGCCGACCCGGGCGCCGTCATCGCCCCGTGGCAGGCCGAGTCCGACCGCGACAAGAAGGTGCTGCCGCCGAACACCGGCTCGACCGAGTGGCTGGTCAACGGTTCTGGAGCCGGAGTCGGCTGGGGCGACGTGCTCGCGGCCAACAAGGCCGGCGCCCTGGTCGTGTCCCGCCAGGTGGTCCTGGACCCGCCGCCGGACTCCGAGATCCCCATGGCGCAGTCGGCGAACCACTACTACTCGAACGACTCCGCCGAGGCGAGCGCGGCCGCCGTCACCGTGGTCGCCATGGCTCTCCTGGAGATCGTCCTGCTCGCCGGACCGGCCTTCGCCGTCGGTGCCCGCCGCTCGCGCCGTCAGCTCGGCCTCGTCGGCACCTGCGGCGGCGACCGGCGCCACGTACGTGCCGTCGTGCTCTCCGGCGGGCTGGTGCTCGGCGCCGTCGGGGCGGTGACGGGCGTCGCGGCCGGGCTGCTGCTCACGATGGCGTTCCGGCCGCTGATCGAGGAGTGGGCCGGGCAGCGCTTCGGCTCCCTGCTCCTGAAGCCGACGGAGCTCCTCGTCATCGCCGCGCTCGGCCTCGTCACGGGGCTCCTCGCGGCCCTGGCCCCGGCGATCGTGGCCGCCCGGCAGTCCGTACTGGAATCGCTCACCGGCCGTCGCGGTGTGCGCCGCGGCTCCCGGGTGCTGCCCACCGTGGGCGCCTGTGTACTGGCCCTCGGCGTCGCGGTCGCCGTCTTCGGCGGCACCAGCGGCAACTCCACGCTCGTCGCCGGCGGCTCGGTCGTCGCCGAGGTCGGGCTGCTCGCCTGCATCCCGGTGATCGTCGGCCTGCTGGGCCGGCTCGGCCGCCGACTGCCGCTCTCGCCGCGGATGGCGCTGCGCGATGCCGCACGCAACCGCGGCCGCACCGCCCCGGCGGTCGCCGCCGTGATGGCGGCCGTCGCGGGCTCGGTGGCCATCGCGACGTACATGTCCAGCAGCCTGGCCGAGTCCGACCAGGACTACACACCCATGCTGGCCCGGGGGACGATGGTCCTGTCGTCCACCGACGCCAAGGCGGCCGAGCGGCTCCCGCTGGCCCGGGCGTCCGTCGAGCGGAACATGGCGGTGACCGGCGGTCACGCCGACTTCTCCCGGGTCTGGGCGGGCAGTGACTGCAACGTCTACTACGAGGACGAGAACAGCTGCGGGAGCATGGAGCTGATCAAGCCCACCGGCAAGGGCCACACGTGCCCGCTCAACACCAAGGGCGCCAAGGAGCTCGCCGCACGGCTCTCCGCGGAGGAGCACCGGCGGATGATGCGCTCCCCCGCCTGCATGGACGAGTACATCTCCTCGGGCAGTTTCAGCTCGGAGTCGAACAACATCGTGGTGGGCGGCCCCGAACTGCTCCGCACCTATGCCAAGCTCGACGACCCCGCGGCCGCCGCGGCACTGAAGGCCGGCACGCCCGTCCTGCTGAACCAGGCGTACGCGAAGGACGGCCGGGTCACGCTCAAGGCCGTCCACACCTACAACGCGAAGGACGAGAAGAACCGCAAGCTGCACCCCGGCCCGGCCCGCACGTCCACGGACCGGCTGAAGGTGTACGTCGCGGACGCCGAGTACGCCGCCACCCCCGGCCTCCGCATGATCCTTCCCCAGCGGACCGCCGAGCGTCTCGGCCTGCACACCGAGCTGTCCGGCAGTGTGTACGCCGTCCCCCACCCGCCCTCGGACGCCGAGGAGCAGCGCGTCTCGGCCGCCATCGACCAGACCGGCGGCGGGATCTGGCTCCAGACCGAACGCATCCCCGGTGACCGGGAGAGCATCATTCTGCTGATCCTCACCCTGTTCGCCGGTGTGGTGACCCTGGGTGCGGCGGCCATCACCACCGGCCTCGCCAAGGCGGACGCGGAGGCCGACCTCACCACGCTGAGTGCGATCGGCGCGCCCCCGCGGGTACGGCGGACCCTGTCCGGCTTCCAGTGCCTGGTGGTCGCGCTCACCGGGGTGCTGCTGGGCACCGCGGCGGGGCTGGTGCCCGCGGTGGCGCTGCGCCTGGTCGACCTGCGCAACTCGATGGAGGCGATGCGGGAGGAACCTATGGAGTCCGCCTTCACTCCGATCGTGCTGCCCTGGGCGACCATCGGGCTGCTGGCCGTGGTCGTTCCGCTGCTGGCCGGACTGCTGGCAGCGGCGTTCACCCGCTCGCGGCTGACGCTGGCCCGGCGCGCCGGGTGA
- a CDS encoding bacterial proteasome activator family protein, with translation MEMPRNERSQEHPQVLVVGQDGMAIGGGGTDDESREVPVTEMVEQPAKVMRIGSMIKQLLEEVRAAPLDEASRVRLKEIHASSVKELEDGLAPELVEELERLSLPFTEESVPSEAELRIAQAQLVGWLEGLFHGIQTALFAQQMAARAQLEQMRRALPPGSGHEEEDGGADPHGPLRSGPYL, from the coding sequence ATGGAGATGCCGAGGAATGAACGGTCGCAGGAGCACCCCCAAGTCCTCGTAGTGGGGCAGGACGGAATGGCGATCGGCGGCGGTGGCACTGACGACGAGTCGCGTGAGGTCCCGGTGACGGAGATGGTCGAACAGCCCGCGAAGGTCATGCGCATCGGCAGCATGATCAAGCAACTCCTGGAGGAGGTCAGGGCGGCTCCCCTCGACGAGGCGAGCCGGGTGCGCCTGAAGGAGATCCACGCCAGCTCGGTCAAGGAGCTGGAGGACGGCCTCGCGCCGGAGCTGGTGGAGGAGCTGGAGCGGCTCTCGCTGCCGTTCACCGAGGAGTCGGTTCCCTCCGAGGCGGAACTCCGGATTGCGCAGGCCCAGTTGGTCGGCTGGCTGGAGGGCCTCTTCCACGGCATCCAGACGGCGCTGTTCGCCCAGCAGATGGCGGCCCGGGCGCAGCTGGAGCAGATGCGCCGCGCACTGCCGCCCGGCAGCGGTCACGAGGAGGAGGACGGCGGCGCGGACCCGCACGGGCCGCTCCGCTCGGGCCCGTACCTGTAG
- a CDS encoding NAD(P)H-quinone oxidoreductase, whose translation MHAITIPEPGGPEALVWAEVPDPVPGEGEVLVDVVSSAVNRADVLQRQGFYNPPTGASPYPGLECAGRISALGPGVVGWSVGDEVCALLAGGGYAEKVAVPVGQLLPVPEGLDLTLAAALPEVTATVWSNVFMVAHLRPAETLLIHGGSSGIGTMAIQLAKAVGAQVAVTAGGPEKLARCAELGADILIDYREQDFVDELRKATDGAGADVILDIVGAKYLDRNVQALAVNGRLAIIGLQGGAKGELNLGALLTKRAAVTATSLRGRPLAEKAAIVAAVREHVWPLIADGVVRPVVDRTLPMRDAAEAHRVMESSTHVGKVLLQAPATA comes from the coding sequence ATGCATGCGATCACGATCCCCGAACCCGGTGGCCCCGAGGCGCTCGTGTGGGCCGAGGTGCCCGATCCCGTACCCGGCGAGGGCGAGGTTCTCGTCGACGTCGTGTCCAGCGCGGTCAACCGGGCCGATGTGCTCCAGCGGCAGGGCTTCTACAACCCGCCGACCGGCGCCTCCCCGTACCCGGGCCTGGAGTGCGCGGGCCGTATCTCGGCCCTCGGCCCCGGCGTCGTCGGCTGGTCGGTCGGCGACGAGGTCTGCGCGCTCCTCGCGGGCGGCGGCTATGCCGAGAAGGTCGCCGTCCCCGTGGGGCAGCTGCTCCCCGTACCCGAAGGCCTGGACCTCACCCTGGCCGCGGCGTTGCCCGAAGTGACGGCCACCGTCTGGTCCAACGTGTTCATGGTGGCCCATCTGCGCCCCGCCGAGACGCTGTTGATCCACGGTGGGTCCAGCGGTATCGGCACGATGGCGATCCAGCTGGCCAAGGCGGTCGGCGCGCAGGTCGCCGTGACCGCCGGCGGACCCGAGAAGCTGGCGCGCTGTGCCGAGCTCGGTGCCGACATCCTGATCGACTACCGGGAGCAGGACTTCGTCGACGAGCTCCGCAAGGCGACGGACGGGGCCGGCGCGGACGTCATCCTCGACATCGTCGGCGCGAAGTACCTGGACCGGAACGTGCAGGCACTCGCCGTTAACGGGCGGCTCGCGATCATCGGTCTCCAGGGCGGGGCCAAGGGCGAGCTGAACCTCGGCGCCCTGCTGACCAAGCGGGCCGCCGTCACGGCTACGTCACTGCGCGGGCGCCCGCTCGCCGAGAAGGCCGCGATCGTCGCCGCCGTACGCGAGCACGTCTGGCCGCTGATCGCGGACGGTGTCGTCCGGCCGGTCGTGGACCGCACGCTGCCGATGCGGGATGCGGCGGAGGCCCACCGCGTGATGGAGTCCAGCACCCACGTCGGCAAGGTGCTCCTCCAGGCGCCCGCGACGGCCTGA
- a CDS encoding potassium channel family protein, with protein sequence MARRADEQVVPTRVMLPRRVVDGPARQVAKRLMMALAVLAATVLIVWIDRGGYHDAADGKVDLLDAVYYATVTLSTTGYGDITPYSDSARLMNVLLVTPLRVLFLIILVGTTLEVLTERTREDFRLKRWRTNLRDHTVVVGFGTKGRSAIQTLCATGLRKDQIVIVDPASKVIEIANAEGFTGVLGDATRSDVLLRAEVQKARQVIIATQRDDTAVLVALTARQLNRGAKIVAAVREEENAPLLRQSGADAVITSASAAGRLLGLSVLSPSAGMVMEDLIQQGSGLDLVERPVIKAEVGKSVRETDDLVVNVLRGHRLLGYDDPAASPLQLTDRLITIVRASNEPPLNHPPQAAPRG encoded by the coding sequence ATGGCCAGGCGCGCCGACGAGCAGGTCGTCCCGACCCGGGTGATGCTCCCGCGGCGGGTCGTCGACGGTCCGGCCCGTCAGGTCGCCAAGCGGCTGATGATGGCTCTGGCGGTGCTGGCCGCCACGGTGCTGATCGTCTGGATCGACCGGGGCGGTTACCACGACGCCGCCGATGGCAAGGTCGACCTCCTGGACGCGGTGTACTACGCGACGGTCACCCTCTCCACCACCGGATACGGCGACATCACCCCGTACAGCGACAGCGCCCGGCTCATGAACGTGCTGCTCGTGACACCGCTGCGCGTGCTCTTCCTCATCATCCTGGTCGGCACCACCCTTGAAGTCCTCACGGAACGGACCCGCGAGGACTTCCGGCTGAAGCGTTGGAGAACCAACTTGCGTGACCACACCGTCGTCGTCGGTTTCGGTACGAAGGGCCGTTCGGCCATCCAGACCCTGTGCGCCACAGGGCTGCGGAAGGACCAGATCGTCATCGTCGACCCGGCGTCCAAGGTGATAGAGATCGCCAACGCCGAGGGCTTCACCGGGGTGCTCGGGGACGCGACGCGCAGCGATGTGCTGTTGCGTGCGGAGGTGCAGAAGGCACGTCAGGTCATCATCGCCACCCAGCGCGACGACACCGCGGTCCTGGTCGCGCTGACCGCACGTCAGCTCAACCGTGGCGCGAAGATCGTGGCCGCGGTGCGTGAGGAGGAGAACGCCCCGCTGCTGCGGCAGTCCGGCGCCGATGCCGTGATCACCAGTGCCAGTGCCGCGGGCCGGCTGCTGGGACTCTCCGTGCTCAGCCCCAGCGCGGGCATGGTGATGGAGGACCTGATCCAGCAGGGCAGCGGGCTCGATCTCGTCGAACGTCCAGTGATAAAGGCCGAGGTGGGCAAGAGCGTCCGGGAGACCGACGACCTCGTGGTCAATGTCCTGCGCGGCCACCGGCTGCTGGGGTACGACGATCCGGCGGCGAGCCCCCTGCAGCTGACGGACCGGCTGATCACCATCGTGCGTGCCTCTAACGAGCCACCCCTGAACCACCCGCCGCAGGCGGCCCCGCGCGGCTGA
- a CDS encoding molybdopterin molybdotransferase MoeA, whose product MTGHGGNAERDSAAEADEERAVAQALALVGRQAPPWAGAGGAPGSGPGSAAAGPPGDRPESADRPRTAPSASPRDEDPITSTKPTSTMPNPATPTHRHVRATPWREARAAATRAGRAVPARVVRLPLDQALGQVLAEPLAALTDLPSFDTSAMDGWAVAGPGPWTVRDDDGILAGHGTPAPLPDGDAIRIATGARIPADVTAVIRSEHAHADEAKGLLYAQRQVNPGQDIRPRGQECRSGDQLLPAGTLVTPAVLGLAAAAGYDELPTRARPRVDVLVLGDELLTAGLPHDGLIRDALGPMIGPWLRALGAEVSAPRRLGDDAEALRQALTGSEADLIVTTGGTAAGPVDHVHPVLARIGAELLVDGVAVRPGHPMLLARLGAAGPCLVGLPGNPLAAVSGLLTLAEPLLRELAGRTAEAPYRVAVRDDVHGHPQDTRLVPVVHRAAGAPGPASGSATRRDSTGTEGATDHVVPLHYNGPAMLRGVAAADGLAVVGPGGVRSGTEVEILDLPWAPATPWTEGCFT is encoded by the coding sequence ATGACAGGCCACGGCGGCAACGCCGAACGGGACAGCGCGGCCGAGGCCGACGAGGAGCGGGCCGTCGCGCAGGCCCTCGCGCTGGTCGGCCGGCAGGCACCTCCTTGGGCCGGTGCGGGGGGAGCGCCCGGATCCGGACCGGGATCCGCGGCCGCAGGCCCGCCCGGGGACCGTCCCGAGTCCGCGGACCGGCCCCGGACCGCGCCGTCCGCCTCCCCGCGCGACGAGGACCCCATCACCTCGACCAAGCCCACCTCGACCATGCCCAACCCGGCCACCCCCACCCACCGGCATGTCCGGGCGACCCCGTGGCGCGAGGCCCGTGCCGCTGCCACCAGGGCCGGACGCGCCGTTCCTGCCCGTGTCGTGCGGCTTCCTCTCGACCAGGCGCTCGGCCAGGTGCTCGCCGAGCCGTTGGCCGCGCTCACCGATCTGCCGTCGTTCGACACCTCCGCCATGGACGGCTGGGCCGTCGCCGGGCCGGGCCCGTGGACCGTCCGGGACGATGACGGGATCCTCGCCGGCCATGGCACACCCGCCCCGCTCCCCGACGGCGACGCCATCCGCATCGCCACGGGCGCCCGCATCCCGGCGGACGTCACCGCGGTCATCCGCAGCGAACACGCCCATGCCGACGAAGCCAAGGGGCTGCTGTACGCACAGCGGCAGGTCAACCCGGGCCAGGACATCAGGCCGCGCGGACAGGAGTGCCGCTCCGGAGACCAACTCCTGCCTGCCGGAACGCTGGTGACGCCCGCAGTCCTCGGCCTGGCTGCGGCCGCCGGATACGACGAGCTGCCGACCCGGGCCCGGCCGCGTGTCGACGTACTCGTCCTGGGCGATGAACTCCTCACCGCCGGGCTCCCGCACGACGGGCTGATCCGGGATGCTCTCGGCCCGATGATCGGCCCCTGGCTGCGTGCCCTGGGCGCCGAGGTCTCCGCCCCGCGCCGCCTCGGCGACGACGCGGAAGCCCTGCGGCAGGCGCTCACCGGTTCCGAGGCCGACCTGATCGTCACGACCGGCGGTACCGCTGCCGGACCCGTCGACCATGTGCACCCCGTGCTGGCCCGGATCGGCGCCGAGCTGCTTGTCGACGGGGTTGCCGTCCGCCCCGGTCACCCCATGCTGCTGGCCCGGCTCGGCGCCGCGGGGCCCTGTCTCGTCGGCCTGCCCGGCAACCCGCTGGCCGCCGTGTCCGGACTGCTGACCCTGGCCGAACCGCTGCTCAGAGAGCTGGCGGGCCGCACCGCCGAGGCACCCTACCGAGTGGCCGTACGCGACGACGTGCACGGCCATCCGCAGGACACCCGTCTGGTCCCCGTGGTCCACCGTGCCGCCGGTGCCCCCGGACCGGCCTCCGGTTCCGCAACTCGTCGCGACAGCACGGGAACCGAGGGGGCCACGGATCACGTCGTACCCCTGCATTACAACGGTCCTGCCATGCTGCGCGGCGTCGCTGCCGCGGACGGGCTGGCTGTTGTGGGGCCGGGCGGGGTACGGTCCGGCACCGAGGTGGAGATCCTCGATCTACCGTGGGCCCCGGCGACGCCGTGGACTGAAGGGTGTTTCACGTGA
- a CDS encoding NTP transferase domain-containing protein, with translation MTAYDAIVLAGGAAKRLGGADKPGVRVGGRALLDRVLGACAGAATTVVVGGRRPTARAVTWTREEPQGGGPLAALGAGVRHTAAERVLVLSADLPFLGSDTVGALLEAAGHGDVEGAVCTDRDGRDQPLVAVYRAEPLRRELALIATEHGTLAGLPLRLLTHELTLSRVTADPLASFDCDTWEDIASARARIREHGTVLDEWITAVKNELGIELDVDTDVLLDLARDAAHGVARPAAPLTTFLVGYAAAKASADGGGPEAVAEAARKAAALAVRWADETETP, from the coding sequence ATGACCGCGTATGACGCCATCGTTCTCGCCGGAGGAGCCGCCAAGCGGCTCGGCGGTGCCGACAAGCCCGGGGTCCGGGTCGGCGGCCGTGCGCTGCTCGACCGGGTGCTCGGCGCCTGTGCCGGAGCCGCGACCACCGTGGTGGTGGGAGGACGACGGCCCACCGCACGCGCGGTGACCTGGACGCGCGAAGAGCCGCAGGGCGGCGGCCCGTTGGCCGCACTCGGTGCGGGGGTGCGGCACACGGCGGCGGAGCGCGTACTCGTGCTCTCCGCCGATCTGCCGTTCCTGGGCTCGGACACGGTCGGCGCGTTGCTGGAAGCGGCCGGTCACGGGGACGTCGAGGGTGCTGTGTGCACCGACCGGGACGGCCGGGACCAGCCGCTGGTCGCCGTCTACCGCGCGGAGCCGTTGCGCCGCGAACTGGCACTCATCGCCACCGAGCACGGCACTCTGGCCGGCCTGCCCCTTCGGTTGCTCACCCACGAACTGACGCTCTCCAGGGTGACGGCGGACCCACTCGCCTCGTTCGACTGCGACACCTGGGAGGACATCGCCTCGGCCCGGGCCCGGATCAGGGAGCATGGGACCGTGCTGGACGAATGGATCACCGCAGTCAAGAACGAACTGGGCATCGAGCTCGACGTCGACACCGATGTCCTGCTCGACCTCGCCCGCGATGCCGCCCACGGCGTCGCCCGCCCCGCCGCACCCCTGACGACCTTCCTGGTCGGCTACGCGGCGGCGAAGGCGAGCGCGGACGGTGGCGGCCCGGAGGCAGTGGCCGAGGCCGCGCGGAAGGCCGCGGCGCTCGCCGTCCGGTGGGCGGACGAGACCGAGACGCCATGA
- a CDS encoding dihydrolipoamide acetyltransferase family protein, giving the protein MAQVLEFKLPDLGEGLTEAQIVRWLVEVGDVVAIDQPVVEVETAKALVEVPCPYGGVVTARFGEEGTELPVGDPLLTVAVGTVEPSGSQTPTGAGSGAGSGARSRTGSGASVADSEPSGSGNVLVGYGTGAPPVRRRRVRPEGLSASTASAAAPAASAATPAVSAPAAAPSAEAAGSARVADDVRGPVPVVSPLVRKLARQHDLDLRQLAGSGPDGLILRADVESAIRSVASAPVAAPAVTPGASPAVTNGPVARSAGERIPLRGVRGAVADKLARSRREIPDATCWVDADATELMAARAAMNGAGGPGAGPKVSVLALLARICTAALARYPELNSTVDMEAREIVRLPEVHLGFAAQTERGLVVPVVRDAQTRNAESIGAEIARLTEAARTGTLKPAELTGGTFTLNNYGVFGVDGSTPIINHPEAAMLGVGRIVPKPWVHEGELAVRRVVQLSLTFDHRVCDGGAAGGFLRYVADCVEQPAVLLRTL; this is encoded by the coding sequence ATGGCCCAGGTACTTGAATTCAAGCTTCCGGATCTTGGCGAGGGGCTGACCGAGGCGCAGATCGTGCGCTGGCTCGTGGAGGTCGGCGATGTCGTCGCCATCGACCAGCCGGTCGTCGAGGTCGAGACGGCCAAGGCGCTGGTGGAGGTGCCCTGCCCGTACGGGGGTGTGGTCACCGCGCGGTTCGGCGAGGAGGGGACCGAACTCCCCGTCGGGGACCCGCTGCTGACGGTCGCGGTCGGGACCGTGGAACCGTCGGGGTCGCAGACGCCGACCGGTGCGGGATCCGGTGCGGGTTCCGGTGCGCGTTCCCGTACGGGTTCAGGTGCGTCGGTCGCCGACTCGGAGCCGTCCGGGTCGGGGAACGTGCTGGTGGGGTACGGGACGGGGGCGCCGCCGGTGCGGCGCCGACGGGTCCGGCCGGAGGGCCTTTCGGCTTCCACCGCGTCCGCCGCCGCTCCTGCCGCGTCCGCTGCCACTCCTGCCGTGTCCGCCCCGGCTGCCGCGCCGTCGGCCGAGGCCGCGGGCTCCGCGCGGGTCGCGGACGACGTACGGGGGCCGGTCCCCGTGGTCTCCCCGCTGGTGCGCAAGCTTGCTCGGCAGCACGACCTCGATCTGCGGCAGCTCGCCGGATCCGGGCCCGACGGGCTGATCCTGCGCGCCGATGTCGAGTCCGCCATCCGGTCGGTGGCGTCGGCTCCCGTCGCCGCTCCGGCAGTGACGCCGGGAGCGAGTCCCGCGGTGACGAACGGACCCGTGGCACGTTCCGCCGGCGAGCGGATTCCGTTGCGCGGTGTACGGGGTGCCGTCGCCGACAAGCTGGCACGCAGCCGGCGCGAGATCCCGGATGCCACATGCTGGGTGGACGCCGATGCCACCGAGCTGATGGCGGCCAGGGCGGCGATGAACGGTGCCGGCGGTCCGGGTGCCGGTCCCAAGGTCTCGGTCCTGGCCCTGCTCGCCCGTATCTGTACGGCTGCCCTGGCCCGGTACCCCGAGCTCAACTCCACGGTGGACATGGAGGCGCGCGAGATCGTGCGGCTGCCGGAGGTCCACCTGGGCTTCGCGGCGCAGACCGAGCGCGGACTGGTCGTCCCGGTCGTCCGGGACGCGCAGACGCGCAACGCGGAGTCGATCGGGGCGGAGATCGCCCGGCTGACCGAGGCGGCGAGGACGGGGACGCTGAAGCCGGCCGAGCTGACGGGTGGCACGTTCACGCTCAACAACTACGGGGTGTTCGGCGTCGACGGATCGACGCCGATCATCAACCACCCGGAGGCGGCGATGCTCGGCGTCGGCCGGATCGTCCCCAAGCCGTGGGTGCACGAGGGCGAACTGGCCGTGCGACGGGTCGTCCAGTTGTCCCTGACCTTCGACCACCGGGTCTGCGACGGCGGTGCGGCGGGAGGCTTCCTGCGCTACGTGGCCGACTGCGTGGAACAGCCGGCGGTGCTGCTGCGGACGTTGTAG
- a CDS encoding alpha-ketoacid dehydrogenase subunit beta, which yields MTTAAATDGERTAKAKPATMAQALGRALRDSMAEDPSVHVLGEDVGTLGGVFRITDGLAKEFGDERCTDTPLAEAGILGAAVGMAMYGLRPVVEMQFDAFAYPAFEQLISHVAKMRNRTGGAMPLPITVRVPYGGGIGGVEHHSDSSEAYYMATPGLHVVTPATVEDAYGLLRASIASDDPVVFLEPKRLYWSKSDWSPQAPAVVEPIGRAVVRRPGRSATLITYGPSLPVCMEAAQAAVEEGWDLEVVDLRSLVPFDDETVAASVRRTGRAVVVHESTGFGGPGGEIAARITERCFHHLEAPVLRVAGFDIPYPPPMQERHHLPGVDRVLDAVARLQWEANN from the coding sequence ATGACGACGGCAGCGGCCACGGACGGGGAGCGGACGGCGAAGGCCAAGCCCGCGACCATGGCGCAGGCACTCGGTCGCGCGCTGCGCGACTCGATGGCCGAGGACCCCTCCGTGCACGTCCTCGGTGAGGACGTGGGCACGCTCGGCGGGGTCTTCAGGATCACCGACGGTCTGGCGAAGGAGTTCGGCGACGAGCGGTGCACGGACACCCCGCTGGCCGAGGCCGGCATTCTCGGCGCGGCCGTCGGCATGGCCATGTACGGGCTCCGGCCCGTGGTCGAGATGCAGTTCGACGCCTTCGCGTACCCGGCGTTCGAGCAGCTCATCAGCCATGTCGCCAAGATGCGGAACCGGACCGGGGGCGCGATGCCGCTGCCGATCACGGTCCGGGTCCCCTACGGCGGAGGCATCGGCGGCGTCGAGCACCACAGCGACTCCTCGGAGGCGTACTACATGGCGACCCCGGGTCTCCATGTCGTCACCCCCGCCACGGTCGAGGACGCGTACGGGTTGCTGAGGGCCTCGATCGCGTCCGACGACCCGGTGGTCTTCCTGGAGCCCAAGCGGCTCTACTGGTCGAAGTCCGACTGGTCGCCGCAGGCACCGGCCGTCGTCGAACCCATCGGGCGGGCGGTCGTACGCCGTCCCGGGCGCAGCGCGACGCTGATCACGTACGGACCGTCGCTGCCGGTCTGTATGGAGGCGGCGCAGGCCGCTGTCGAGGAGGGCTGGGACCTCGAAGTCGTCGACCTGCGTTCACTGGTGCCGTTCGACGACGAGACCGTCGCCGCGTCCGTGCGGCGCACCGGTCGCGCGGTCGTCGTCCACGAGTCCACCGGCTTCGGCGGCCCGGGCGGCGAGATCGCCGCCCGGATCACCGAGCGCTGCTTCCACCACCTGGAGGCACCGGTGCTGCGCGTCGCCGGCTTCGACATCCCGTACCCGCCGCCGATGCAGGAGCGCCACCATCTGCCGGGCGTGGACCGGGTGCTCGACGCCGTCGCACGACTGCAGTGGGAGGCGAACAACTGA